The nucleotide window TTAAACCCCGTGATAATTTTGGTGAGTGTCCTGTTCTGGGGCTGGTTATGGGGAGCCGTCGGGGCGCTCCTGGCTGTCCCTTTTGTGGCATCCTTTAAAATTATTTGCGATCAAATTGAACCGCTCAATACAATTGGAGAATTTTTAAGTCGCTGAGTTTACAATGGCAGGAGCACATTTCCCTTCTGCTCGAAATAACCTGTCGGGATGATGAATGCTCATTATCCCTCAAGAAAGAGTGACCCATGCCGGCTTGGGTTGTAAATTGGCTGACTAAACTTCGATCGAGTCTTTGGCTCATACCCACGTGTATGACCATTGCCGCCATTTTTCTCTCGTTGGCCGTTCCGTATTTGGACGAGTTTTTTTCTCCCGAGAAATTTGACGCTCTTTGGTGGCTCAGCAATATGGGGCCGGAAGGAGCGATGACTCTGCTTTCGACCATTGCCGGTTCCATGATTACCATTGCCGGTGTGGTGTTTTCCATCACTATTGTGGCTCTCACTCTGGCTTCGGCCCAATTCGGTCCCCGGTTGCTTGGAAACTTTTTGAGGGACCGAGGTAATCAAATTGTGTTGGGAACGTTTGTGGCGACGTTTCTGTATTGCCTGCTTGTCTTACGAACCATCCATATGGATCCCAATGGGTATACCCCATATTGGGGAACCTTGATGGGCCTCATTTTGGCTGTGTGTAGCCTAGGGGTATTGATTTATTTCATGCATCATATTGCTATTTCCATTCAGGCGCCGAATTTGATCGCTGCGGTCTATGGGGAATTGGAAGAGGACCTGACAAGGCTTTTCCCAGAGCGTTTAGGAATGCCGGAGGGGAATGAGGCGAACAAAAACATTATTCCGCATCTCATGGCCAGAATTGAAAAAGAGGGGATGGTAATAAAGGCCGAAGTTGGGGGTTACCTGCAGGCAATTGAAAATGATGGCCTTATGAAGATCGCCCGTGAACAGAATTTAGTGATATTTCTTCATTATCGACCGGGGCATTTTATCACAAAGGGAGCATCGTTAGCCAAAGTAGTGGCACTTGGGCCAATGACAGATGTCGTGTCTCAACATATCAATATGCAAATGATCTGTGGAACTAACCGCACCCAGGAACAGGATATTGAGTTTTCCGTGCTTCAGCTCGTGGAAGTGGCCGTGAGGGCACTTTCGCCTGGAATAAATGACCCCTTTACGTGCATAAACTGTATTGATCATCTTAGCGCAATTTTATGCCAGCTTTGCCAACGAAAAATTCCTTCCCCTTTCCGGTACGACCGGGATGGGGTCCTTCGGGTCATTGCTCCGGCTGTGACGTTTGAAGGGGTGGTGAATGCGGCGTTTCATCAAATCCGACAACACGGAAAAGGTAATGTGGCAGTGGTCATCTCTCTGTTGGACGGCCTGGGACGTATGGCAGAAGATGTGGTCCGACATGAGGATCGTGAGGCAATCCTTCGTCATGTCGAAATGGTCCAAAGAGCGAGCCGGGAATCCATCCAGCAAAAAATAGATTTAGAGGTCGTGGAGGATCGATGCCGCCAGGTCATGGCTTTGTTACATAAGAGAGTCACCCGGAGTTTTCTTTTGATGGACAAAATGTTGAATCTCCTTCGCTAATTCTATTTCCTATCTCCTCCCCCTGTGCTTGTGCCCCGGATATTGGTCCTTTTTCGACTTTTCCAGTTGGCCGGAAAAAGTTTTGTATATTGCTATGAAACTCTAGAAAGTAGTTAATGAACGAATGAAATGCACTGTTCTTAAGATAAGAAATGAGCCCCCCTCTCATTTCATACCCATAAAAGGAACATTATGTTGAAAACGTTATTGGAAATGCGAGGTTATCGACTGCGAGCGATCGATAAGGATCTTGGAAGTGTCGATGATTTCTATTTTGACGACCGGTTATGGAAAATCCGATATCTCGTGGCAGATACAGGGAATTGGCTCCCGGGTAGAAATGTGCTTATCGGTCAGGAAGCCCTTGAACGGTCCGATTGGGAAAATAAGGTTTTTCTCGTGACCCTGACCTCCGCAGAAATCGAAGACAGCCCGGGAGTAGAAACCGACTTGCCATTTTCGCTTCAAAAAGAAAAGGAATTACGCATGTTTTTCAATTGGAGAGATTATTGGGACGATGATGTTTTTCTCCAGCCTGCCGGCCTCACTCCGATGAGTGTGCCTGGCGGAGAAGCCATCGAACCATCGTTCAGAAAGGAAAGGCATTCCTCCGGGACATTGGATGGAAATCCATATCTGCGGTCTGCCGCTGAGGTTCAGGGATATTACATCGGCGCCATGGATGGAGAGATCGGCCATGTTGACGATTTTATCGTAGAGGATATTTCATGGGACATCCGATACCTGGTAATCGATACCCATAATTGGTTGCCGGGGAAGAAAGTTCTCATGGCCCCCCGGTGGGTGAATTCTATTGATTGGAGCAATCACACGGTTGACGTATCCATGAATCGGGAAACCATTGAAAGGAGTCCTGAGTATGATCCAAACAAGCCCATCAATAGAGAATATGAAGTGCGGATGTATGATTTTTACGGAAAACCTCACGATTGGGAATGAATGAAACTTGCCGCACTTTAAAAAAATGGATCAGTCAATGCGAAATATTATTATGAACATTCCTATTCCCACCGCTCTTGTTGGAGTGGGTTTATACTGGTTATGTAAAAATTCTTCGCAAGGTTCTCTCACGTCACTACGGTCCGAGGGAAGTGAATCTTCTCCTTGGTGCAAGCAGGAAAATGGCCATACTCCGATAAAAGAACAAGTCAAAGAGCAATTGGAAAAGGCGACGGATACGGTTGAGGGCCAATTGACAGAGTGGAAGGTTCAGGCGAGGCAACAGGCCTACGAGTGGAAGAAAGGGACCGAGCAAAAAATGGACAATGTCAAGGCATATATTGCAGAAAAAAGGATGGTTGCACGAGGAGAATTCAGCCGGCTTTTGGATGCCCATCCTCTCGCTGTCGGAGCAGGCATGGTCGCACTCGGCGTAGCCGTCGCAGCGGCGATACCCGTGAGTCGAAAAGAAGACGTATGGGTGGGACCTTCTCGTGAAAAAATGGTGGAATCTGTGAAAACGGCAGTTGGAGCGACGGCCGAAGATGTGACACAGAAAGCTGGGCAGGTCGTAAAGAAGGCCTTGCAGAATAAAGAATATCCACCTTCCTAATGTCCAAACACTCAATATCATGCCATCATGAAGAAAGGAAATACATGGAATCCTATGTCAAAAGAATTTTGCTGTTCGCATGTTTTGCCGGGTCTCTGTTTCTTGCCCTGGGTTGTGAACAAGAAGGCCCTGCTGAACGAGCAGGCGAAAAGGTAGATGAATCAATGGAGAAAGCCGGAGAAAAGATGGAACAGGCCGGAGAAAATATACAGGATTCGGCCAATTAGAAATCTCCAAATCCTGACGAAGGCATTGTTGTTTCTCCATTTTTCCTTATTTGAAAGAAATTTTGTCCATTGTATGAAATGGGTTGAAAAGGCAACACTGAATTATGAATTGAGGTAATGTTTGCGGGGGAGTGATTATGTCATTGAATTCCAGAATTTTCATCTTACCCTGACGGAAAGGAGAAATGATGACCACTGCCAATGCCAAAAAATGTGCTCACCCTTCCTGTTCATGTGAAGCCCCGCCAGGGAAGGAGTTTTGCTCGGAAAATTGCTCGTCTTCCCAACCTTCAAAGGGCGGAAAATGTCAGTGCGGACATTCCGGATGTGGGCACGGAGGTTAGCAGCACGAATGCCCAGAATACGAAGGTTGTTTCTTTGGGGTTGAGCGGGAAATTTTAATGTGAAGGAGGCGAACATGACTATCCCCAAACACGAGGAGAATTGGTACCTGAAGTTAAAAATTATCACAATATTTGCTGTTCTAATGGGAGTTCCGGGATTTGCTGTTGGTAGCGATCTCACCGGTCATACTGCCGAACACGACCGATCGGCAACCACTCAAATACAGAAAGATCATCAATTAGACAAAGGTCATCGACTCATTGAAGGAGTGGTTGAGGAAGTGAACGAAAATACGATACGGGTCGATGCGGGAGAGGCAGGAGAGTTAGCTCCCCGGTATCTGAATTTGAGTAATTCCAAGAAGAAAGAAAATTTCAAAATTGGAGACATGGTTCAGATCGAGGTTAACGCTCAAAATAAGGTGGTGAATTTTCGACCGATTCAAATGGAGGGAACAAAGCATTAATCAATACCTATGAATCTGAATGTTGAAAAGGGGGATGCACATTCCATCAATATGGCAAATAAGTCATTCCCGATGAACAAACCATTCCTACCCTACTGGTAGGAAACAAAGGAGAATTACCTATGTTAAGTTGGGCCATTACATTTCTAGTTATTGCTCTCATTGCAGGAGTGGTCGGCTTAACGGGTGTGGCAGGTACAGCGACCAACATTGCCTGGGTGTTATTTGTCGTATTTTTGATAATTTTTGCCTTGAGTTTTATTACCGGAAAAAGACCTCCGGCCTAACGGGAGGATTGAAGGAAACCAAACCCGTCATGAATTAGAAGCGTCTCACTATTGGGGTGATGGAGGTTTGGCGACTGCAAAACGGTTGAATTTAGCTGAAAAAGTTCTACAAGAGAAAACATGAAGCACTGGCCGGGGAAACTCATTTGGTTTCAATCATGATTATGGTCATTACCCCTGATGAGGCCCTTCGCAGCGCGATAGTGCTTCACTTTCAAGAAAAGGATTATGCATGTTCTACACCGGAACATCGGCAGGATGTGCATGCACTGGTGGCAAAACATGCCCCGGAAGTCATCGTCCTGGACATGTCCATTGCCGATCCCAATGGGGTAACCCTCTTGAAAGGTCTGCGTGCCACAGGTTTTGGCGGAAAAATTATCGTGATCAGTGGACCCTCCAATCGCCCATTAATGGTTAACATGCATCATCACAAGGTCGATCAAGTCATGAGGAAAACTCCAACCGATCCAATTGGCCCTTTTATCGATCAACTGGAAAGCATTATCCGAGTGATGTTTCGTGAGGAAATATCCTGAAAACCCATATGAGCATGGCGGTGGATAGTTCTGTCAACATGGAAAGGATTGAGAAGACCGGTTTACGGGTTTAAGACGGAAAAAGGAATAAAAAATGATTCCACGGGCAGTTCCCACGTGAACGGTCCAGGTGATAGGTATCCCCGTATTATATTTTCCCAATCGATAATGGAGCGAGAAAAGGGTTCAGTGATGACCAGGCCAATTTGGAAAGGGCACATTACCTTTGGTCTGGTCACCATTCCCGTTGTCGTTCATTCAGCTGAAAAACAATTTGACCTGCATTTCCGGTTATTGGATAGCCGGAATCATGCCAGAGTGCGATATGAACGTGTGAACGAGGAGACGGGTGAAGAGGTGCCATGGCAGGACATTGTGAAAGGGTTTGAATACGAAGAGGGTCGGTATGTTCTGTTAAATGATGCCGATTTTGAAAAAGTTGCCATTGAAGTGAATAAATCAGTTGAAATCGAAAATTTTGTCAATGGAAAAGATATCGGCTACGAGTACTTTGATAAACCCTATTATCTTGTTCCCGACAAAAAGGGTGAAAAAGTATATGTGCTGTTGCGGGAAGTGCTTCGTCGGAGTGGCAAAATCGGGATTGCCAAAGTCGTTATCCGAACACGCCAGTATTTAGCCGCGCTTATTCCTCAAGGACAGGTTCTGTTGCTGGAGCTTCTACGATTTTATCAAGAAATCCGCAATGTGAAAGAATTGGATGTGCCGGGGGCGAGTATGAAATCCTATAAAATTTCAGAAAAAGAATTGACTTTGGCCCAACAGTTGGTGGAATCCATGAGCACCAAGTGGGAACCCCAGTGTTATCAAGATGATTACCGTGATGCCTTGTTGCAATGGATCGAAAAGAAATCGAAAAATGCCCAGTCACGAACATCCGTCCCCCCTGTCGCCAAAGAAGAGAAATCAGGTTCAGGACAAGTCGTTGATATCATGTCCTTATTAAAGAAAAGCGTTCAAAAGGCCAAATCCTCCGGCCCTGCCAAAAAACGTAAATCCGCCCCCACTCGAAAATCCCGTAAGGCCAGTTAAAGTCCCTTTCATCGCTAATTGCTCGCCTGACTAAGCAGAAGGGTCTTTATTTCAGTCCTTCAAGACGAAGACACTCAAGGCTGCTCGCAGGGAGTCACAAACATGGGATTAAAGGAATATCAGGGTAAACGGCAGTTTGAGAAATCCCCGGAACCTCGTGGGACGATCTTCCGGAAAAAGGGGTTTTCGTTTGTTGTCCATAAGCATGCGGCAAGCCGGTTGCATTATGATTTCAGGCTCGAACTGGACGGTGTATTAAAAAGCTGGGCGGTTCCGAAAGGTCCCAGTTTACATCCTTCCCTCAAGCGTCTGGCCGTTCATGTTGAGGATCACCCTGTCAAATATGGATCCTTTGAAGGATCCATTCCCAAAGAAGAATATGGCGGAGGGACCATCATGATATGGGATCGGGGACAATGGGTCCCCCAAGGAAATCCCCAACAATCCTACGACCGGGGACGATTGAAATTTCTTCTAAAAGGCCAAAAGCTGAAAGGGGGATGGAGCCTGATTCGGATGAGAGGGGCAAAAGCCAAAGAAGAAAAAAACTGGTTGCTGATCAAAGAAAAGGATTCGGTAGCCCTCAAAGGGAAACATTCCGATATTATTGACATAGCCCCCGTGAGTGTTGCCACCGGACGATCACTGGAAGAGATTGCCGAGGTGAATCAGAAAAGAAGCAGGCAGAAACCAGGTTGCCAACCAAAGTCGAAAAACAGTTCCACAAAAAGCGGTTCCTCCCGTATGGCTCCACGGGGGAATGTGATTTCCGGAGCTTCCCGCGTCCCTGATCCGTCAGACCTTCCTTCCGCCGTGTCCTCTTCCCAACCCGCATCCTTTCATCCCCAGTTGGCGACATTGGTCAAAATTGCTCCACAAGGAGAGGATTGGCTGCACGAGATCAAGTTCGATGGGTATCGTATTGTCAGCATTGTGAACAACGGAAGAATTCACCTGTTGACCAGAAACGGAAAGGATTGGACAAAAAAATTTCCCGACATTACTGAAGCGCTGAAGGCATTGCCAATTCAACAGGGCATCCTTGACGGGGAGGTTGTCGTACTTCGATCGAACGGCACCTCCGATTTTCAGGCCTTGCAAAATGTCTTGAAGGGTGAAGCCTCCGACCCTCTGGTCTACTTTGTCTTCGATCTGCCCTACTGCGAAGGGTATAACCTGTGTCGGACCCCGCTCCTCCAGCGAAAAGAATTGCTATGGGAATTAATCAAATCTATGCCGGAGGGGACGGCCTTGCACGTCCGATACAGCGATCATATTCAGGGTCATGGAAAACGTGTATTCGAACAGGCCTGCCGACGGGCTTTGGAAGGAATTGTCAGCAAATATGCCATGAGTCCCTATCGCCAAGCTCGTTCAAAGCAATGGGTCAAAGTCAAATGCCACCATCGGCAGGAATTTATCATCGGCGGGTATACCATCCCTTCGGGATCCAGAACATTTTTCGGAGCACTGCTATTGGGCTACTTTGATAAGCGGGGACATTTACAATATGCGGGACGGGTGGGCACCGGCTTTACCCACCAACGGCTTAAACGTGTTCATGCGCTTCTGGCCAAGCGGCCGCAGTCTCATCCTCCATTTGCCCGGTTGCCTTCCGAAAAGGACATTCGGGAGGTGCATTGGGTACACCCTGACCTTGTCGCCGAGGTAGAGTTTTTTGAATGGACACGTGACGGGATGCTGCGCCATCCTTCGTTTGTTGGTCTCCGTGAGGATAAACCGGCAGAAGAAATCATCAAAGAAACTCCACACCTTATGAACAAGAGTTTTTCCGAACCACTCGATTCTTCCAGCCGGCGTTCCAATTCCTCGCCGGATATCTCTACGGAAAACCCGGAACTTGCGCTTACACATCCTAAAAAGATCCTCTATCCTCAACAGGGCATCACGAAACGTAATCTGGCGGAATTTTATCAACAGATTGCCAAGTGGGTGCTGCCTCATGTGGCCGGCCGTCCACTAACGCTGGTGCGGTGTCCTCGGGGATCTGAACAAAAATGTTTCTACCAAAAACATGCCTCGGGATCTCTTCCGGATTCCGTACACCGCATTCTGATCCGGGAAAAAGAAACGAACGCAGAAAATACATTTTTGGTGATTGATGACGTGAAGGGGCTGATCGCATTGGTGCAAATGGGCGTATTGGAAATTCATCCCTGGGGATGCCGGAAGGATCGGACGGATCGACCCGATCGTCTCGTCCTCGATCTGGACCCCGGTCCCGGCGTGAAGTGGGAACAGGTGGTTGAAGGCGCCTTTATGTTAAAAAATCGTCTCTCAGGAGATGGGATAGAAAGTTTTGTGAAAACCTCAGGAGGAAAAGGATTGCATGTCGTGGCCCCCTTGACACGCCGTATCACATGGGACCAGTTAAAACATTACTCTCACAGACTGGCGATGGAAATTGCCCAGGCGCACCCCTCGGGATTTGTGGCGACGATGAGTAAGGCCAAACGAAAAGAGAAAATATACATTGATTATCTGCGTAACAGCTTCGGGGCGACTTCTATTGCCACCTATGGCACCCGAGCTCTCCCGGGAGCGCCTGTTTCCACTCCCGTGAGTTGGGATGAACTCTCTTTCATCTCCGGCTCACAGTTCTTTACTCTTACCACTCTTCCTCATCGACTTCAGACTCTTAGGGCAGATCCATGGAAAGGATTTTTTGATCTTCGGCAGACGCTATCCCGATCTCTTCTCTGATTCCTAATAAACGGGTCTATGCGCTTGCGGGAAGAGTTGCTTTCCCATGCCGTTCATTTCTTCTTTCGAGCACGAGTCTCGGCGGCCTTCTTGGCAGAGGCGGATTTGGCGGATTCCGACCGTGAGGCAGAAGCTTTGCCGCCTATTTTCCCGCCTTTTTTGGCCGGAGCGGTATTCATCCCTTTTTCTCGACCGGATCCCCCTGGTTTCTTTCCTCCACCGGTCATTTTGTTCACCGTAGCCCATGCACGTCGTTCCGCTTCGTCCTCCGATATGCCTCGTTCTTTATATCCTTCTTCAATTTTTTCCGCCTGACGTATTTGCTTTCCGGTGTATTTGGATTTGTCTCCTCTCGGCATTTTCACCTCCTAAAATAGGAAAATCGTAACACTTAGTGCAGAGATTAAATGAGGATTGATATGGAATCCAAGCATTATGGAATGATCAGTGTTGCTGTCCAAGGGTATCGGCCGAATAGGCTTCGCGTTGGCCCATCGGTTCGGGTTCACCCTCCGTCGTGTCTACCCGCGTCTGTCGTTCCATTTCCGAGTTAATTTCGGCCCCGATCATGACGATGAATGCGGTCAGCCAGAACCACATCAGCAGAATGACGGCCGCGCCGAGTGACCCGTACGTCTGGTTGTAACTACTGTAATCATTTGCATAAATGGCAAAAGCCGACGACCCAATTATCCACATCAGCGTGGCGATTCCGGCACCCCAAGACACCCATTGCCATCTCGGGTAATTCCGGCAGGGCGCATACCGGTACAGGATGGCCAATCCTCCCATGACGATCACGGCCAAGAGCGGCCAACGACTGAGAGAAAAGAACGTTTGTATTCTCTGGTCGAATCCCAGCATTCCCAAAACCGCCGGCAGCAGGGTAATGAGAAAGAGAGTCAGGATGACAAAAATAAGACTTCCCATCGTCAGCCCTAACGCCAGCGCGGTAACTTTGATGAAACTCCGTTCTTCTTCTTCATTGTAGGCAATGTTCAAGGACGTGATCATTGCAGACATGCCTTTGGAGGCGCTCCAAATAGCAAAGAGTAATCCCCCGATCGCTCCAAAACTTAACGCCGATTCACCGCTGGTCGAAATGCTTGTCAGCTGCTCTTCGATCAAGGTTTGGGCGTCTTGCGGGAGAAAGGAACTGAGAGAAGTAATCTGTTGCTGAACATCAGAGACTTCGGTAAACAATCCATACAGCGAGACCATGGCCGCCAGAGCCGGAAAGAGCGCGAGGACGGCATAAAACGCTACTCCCGCGGCGACAATCGAAACGTTATCCTGTGAAATCTGATCCTTTACGCGTAGGAGGATGTCCCACCACCCCGTATTGGGGATTTGACCGGGCTGAGTCGCATTCCGGCCTCTTGTGCCGAATTTCTTTTCAGCTGTGGCACGGGACATATTATCTCCTCTTGTTGTGAAATTTTGTCCGGATAGTAAATTTCATGGATGGGAGTGTTGAATAATTAAGATTGTCAAGGACAAATTTGCCCAGGATTAGATGACTCATCAAAGGCTCCGGGTCGGTTCAAAAAAGCATGCCCTGAGTCTTCCCGAAGAGTCCGTTCAGCAAGGCCGCAACCGTTTCTACGCGCGGAGCGTACGCGTAGTACGTGAGCACGGAAAAATGGCGAGAACGCCGCTGGCGGCTTTTTTCAACAGACCCATGGATGAAATGGGACCCGACCTGAATATTTCAGTCAGTCTTCACATATCAATACTGACCATGGGACGAGCCGGCTCATGCAACCGTGAATGTGGCTTGCGTTCTATCTCAGGCCGACCTGTTCTTTTATCGCTTCGCCAGCTGCCCGCTGCGCCTCACTAGCGGCTTCTTTGGCCATGGGCATGATCTCCTTGGCGGTTGCCTTGGCTTCCTTCAGCAACCGGTCGCGTGTATCACCCATCCATTGATCTTCCTTTTCAGACCGGGGCAGGGAAAGGCCGATAGCAATTCCAAGGGCAAATGCCATGGCCCCGATCGCCAGAGGGCTCTCCTGTATATACCCGTACACTCCATCCTTTATGCGTTCGCCCTGCTCGCGTGTGCGTTCCCGAATTTCATCAGGCCGGTGTGACGCCTTTCCTTTCCAGTCTTCCAATGATTCTTTTGCCTGGTCTGTCCATTCGAATAGCTGTTCTTTTGCCTGTTGCCCCGAGGCCTGTGCTCTAATTTTCATAGCGTCCAGGGATCTTCCCCGGCGGGATGGTTTTCTGGGAATGCGTCCGGCTTTAATTTCGGGAGCATATTCCGGCCACTCTTCATAGGGATCAAGGGAATAGTCATCGCTATATCGGTCCCTACCAAATCTGCTTCTGGCTGATGAGGAATTGGCTGCTTGTTTCATCATCCATAGGAGACCCATGCCAATGAGGGCGGTAGGTAAGGGATTGTTCAGGACCCTTTCTACCAGGATGGATTGCCATTGGTTCACCTTCGTCCGGGCATTTTCCTTTGCTGTTTCGACTTTATCCATTGCTGCGTTTTTGACCTGTTCTTTGAGGGTATCCGGAGACAGACGTTGTTGAAGTGTATGAACTGTTTCATCCAGTTCCGCTCTGGTTTCTCGGATTTGTTCGCGAAGCCGGGCAGGATCTTCAATCTTTTTCGTTTCTAACGTATTTAATTGAGCGCGTTGGTCGTCCACTGTTTAGTCTCCTTTACACTGTCTATGGTTTTTTGCGGGGCGGGATTGATGTTCTTCAAGTCGCTGATGCCTTTCTGAATTAAACCGTAACCGATCCCCACGACCACAAGACCGACGATTAGGGCTGAGGCCCATCCGGGTATGACCAACGCCAGACCAAGCGTGGCCGCTGCCACAAGAACCAGCAATCCGGCATAGACCAGCGCCCCTCCTACCGCTAAAAAGGCCACATCCTTGCCTGCCTGTGTGGCTTTTTGCGACATTTCAAGCTTCAAAAGCTGGATTTCCTGTTGAATGAGGATTTTTGTTTCATTTATCAGGTCACGGAAGAGATCACTGAGTGGTCGTTCTTCCTGGTATAAACTCATAACACCCTCCTTCTATGTTCTCCTCAATGTGAATAAAAGGATTTCCCGTTACATGGTTGGCGCGGCAGGGGTCGTTGTTGCCGTGGTTTCTTTCCTCCTGAACGATTCCTGCTGTTCATAGGAAGAGGATTCGTCTATCCCTCGATCTCTGGAACTCTTTAAAAATCTTCCGGCCACAAGCCCCAGCATAAAGGCCCCCCCTAAAAACGCTTCCGGATGGCGGCGGGCAAACATTTCAGTCTCGTTCAGCAATTCCCCGACATCACGGGAATCGAAATATTGCGCCATCCGGTCCATTTGTTCCGCCGCCCGCTCGACATATTGGGCGACACTCTCCTTCTGTTGCTTCCGCAGGGTATGACTCGTTTGTCGGACGGCTTCCGCCAGCCCGCTGAGTTCCCCGACACCCTTTTGTTTCCGGCTTTCGAGTGTGCTCTTTACTTTATCTTGAGCCTGGTTCGCCAATTCGGTGCTTTGCGTTCGAACCCGCTCTCCCACTTCATTCGCTTTTTTTTGAACCTGTTTCCCTATCTCTTTCGCTTTTTCTCTTATGTCATTTGCCATCCCGGTCTCCTTCCATTAAAAAATTCTCTCGAATTATCAACTCCAGCAGTCATCTGCAGCCCAGCCGATAACTTATAAACAACAGGAAGGAAGTCGTGAACTGTCAACAACCCTTAATTTTCGCGAAATATCGAGGGTGCCCTCAGAGTAG belongs to Nitrospiraceae bacterium and includes:
- a CDS encoding DUF2254 domain-containing protein, with the protein product MPAWVVNWLTKLRSSLWLIPTCMTIAAIFLSLAVPYLDEFFSPEKFDALWWLSNMGPEGAMTLLSTIAGSMITIAGVVFSITIVALTLASAQFGPRLLGNFLRDRGNQIVLGTFVATFLYCLLVLRTIHMDPNGYTPYWGTLMGLILAVCSLGVLIYFMHHIAISIQAPNLIAAVYGELEEDLTRLFPERLGMPEGNEANKNIIPHLMARIEKEGMVIKAEVGGYLQAIENDGLMKIAREQNLVIFLHYRPGHFITKGASLAKVVALGPMTDVVSQHINMQMICGTNRTQEQDIEFSVLQLVEVAVRALSPGINDPFTCINCIDHLSAILCQLCQRKIPSPFRYDRDGVLRVIAPAVTFEGVVNAAFHQIRQHGKGNVAVVISLLDGLGRMAEDVVRHEDREAILRHVEMVQRASRESIQQKIDLEVVEDRCRQVMALLHKRVTRSFLLMDKMLNLLR
- a CDS encoding DUF1328 domain-containing protein, translating into MLSWAITFLVIALIAGVVGLTGVAGTATNIAWVLFVVFLIIFALSFITGKRPPA
- a CDS encoding phage holin family protein, which gives rise to MSLYQEERPLSDLFRDLINETKILIQQEIQLLKLEMSQKATQAGKDVAFLAVGGALVYAGLLVLVAAATLGLALVIPGWASALIVGLVVVGIGYGLIQKGISDLKNINPAPQKTIDSVKETKQWTTNALN
- a CDS encoding plasmid stabilization protein, which gives rise to MPRGDKSKYTGKQIRQAEKIEEGYKERGISEDEAERRAWATVNKMTGGGKKPGGSGREKGMNTAPAKKGGKIGGKASASRSESAKSASAKKAAETRARKKK
- a CDS encoding Ku protein, translating into MTRPIWKGHITFGLVTIPVVVHSAEKQFDLHFRLLDSRNHARVRYERVNEETGEEVPWQDIVKGFEYEEGRYVLLNDADFEKVAIEVNKSVEIENFVNGKDIGYEYFDKPYYLVPDKKGEKVYVLLREVLRRSGKIGIAKVVIRTRQYLAALIPQGQVLLLELLRFYQEIRNVKELDVPGASMKSYKISEKELTLAQQLVESMSTKWEPQCYQDDYRDALLQWIEKKSKNAQSRTSVPPVAKEEKSGSGQVVDIMSLLKKSVQKAKSSGPAKKRKSAPTRKSRKAS
- the ligD gene encoding DNA ligase D; translated protein: MGLKEYQGKRQFEKSPEPRGTIFRKKGFSFVVHKHAASRLHYDFRLELDGVLKSWAVPKGPSLHPSLKRLAVHVEDHPVKYGSFEGSIPKEEYGGGTIMIWDRGQWVPQGNPQQSYDRGRLKFLLKGQKLKGGWSLIRMRGAKAKEEKNWLLIKEKDSVALKGKHSDIIDIAPVSVATGRSLEEIAEVNQKRSRQKPGCQPKSKNSSTKSGSSRMAPRGNVISGASRVPDPSDLPSAVSSSQPASFHPQLATLVKIAPQGEDWLHEIKFDGYRIVSIVNNGRIHLLTRNGKDWTKKFPDITEALKALPIQQGILDGEVVVLRSNGTSDFQALQNVLKGEASDPLVYFVFDLPYCEGYNLCRTPLLQRKELLWELIKSMPEGTALHVRYSDHIQGHGKRVFEQACRRALEGIVSKYAMSPYRQARSKQWVKVKCHHRQEFIIGGYTIPSGSRTFFGALLLGYFDKRGHLQYAGRVGTGFTHQRLKRVHALLAKRPQSHPPFARLPSEKDIREVHWVHPDLVAEVEFFEWTRDGMLRHPSFVGLREDKPAEEIIKETPHLMNKSFSEPLDSSSRRSNSSPDISTENPELALTHPKKILYPQQGITKRNLAEFYQQIAKWVLPHVAGRPLTLVRCPRGSEQKCFYQKHASGSLPDSVHRILIREKETNAENTFLVIDDVKGLIALVQMGVLEIHPWGCRKDRTDRPDRLVLDLDPGPGVKWEQVVEGAFMLKNRLSGDGIESFVKTSGGKGLHVVAPLTRRITWDQLKHYSHRLAMEIAQAHPSGFVATMSKAKRKEKIYIDYLRNSFGATSIATYGTRALPGAPVSTPVSWDELSFISGSQFFTLTTLPHRLQTLRADPWKGFFDLRQTLSRSLL
- a CDS encoding DUF3618 domain-containing protein; the protein is MDDQRAQLNTLETKKIEDPARLREQIRETRAELDETVHTLQQRLSPDTLKEQVKNAAMDKVETAKENARTKVNQWQSILVERVLNNPLPTALIGMGLLWMMKQAANSSSARSRFGRDRYSDDYSLDPYEEWPEYAPEIKAGRIPRKPSRRGRSLDAMKIRAQASGQQAKEQLFEWTDQAKESLEDWKGKASHRPDEIRERTREQGERIKDGVYGYIQESPLAIGAMAFALGIAIGLSLPRSEKEDQWMGDTRDRLLKEAKATAKEIMPMAKEAASEAQRAAGEAIKEQVGLR
- a CDS encoding YihY/virulence factor BrkB family protein is translated as MSRATAEKKFGTRGRNATQPGQIPNTGWWDILLRVKDQISQDNVSIVAAGVAFYAVLALFPALAAMVSLYGLFTEVSDVQQQITSLSSFLPQDAQTLIEEQLTSISTSGESALSFGAIGGLLFAIWSASKGMSAMITSLNIAYNEEEERSFIKVTALALGLTMGSLIFVILTLFLITLLPAVLGMLGFDQRIQTFFSLSRWPLLAVIVMGGLAILYRYAPCRNYPRWQWVSWGAGIATLMWIIGSSAFAIYANDYSSYNQTYGSLGAAVILLMWFWLTAFIVMIGAEINSEMERQTRVDTTEGEPEPMGQREAYSADTLGQQH
- a CDS encoding PRC-barrel domain containing protein, translating into MLKTLLEMRGYRLRAIDKDLGSVDDFYFDDRLWKIRYLVADTGNWLPGRNVLIGQEALERSDWENKVFLVTLTSAEIEDSPGVETDLPFSLQKEKELRMFFNWRDYWDDDVFLQPAGLTPMSVPGGEAIEPSFRKERHSSGTLDGNPYLRSAAEVQGYYIGAMDGEIGHVDDFIVEDISWDIRYLVIDTHNWLPGKKVLMAPRWVNSIDWSNHTVDVSMNRETIERSPEYDPNKPINREYEVRMYDFYGKPHDWE
- a CDS encoding response regulator, whose protein sequence is MIMVITPDEALRSAIVLHFQEKDYACSTPEHRQDVHALVAKHAPEVIVLDMSIADPNGVTLLKGLRATGFGGKIIVISGPSNRPLMVNMHHHKVDQVMRKTPTDPIGPFIDQLESIIRVMFREEIS